The following is a genomic window from Bufo gargarizans isolate SCDJY-AF-19 chromosome 10, ASM1485885v1, whole genome shotgun sequence.
tacaactcccaccattcccggacagcctacagcagggcatggtgggacttgtagttttacaacagctggagggccgcaggttgagcatccctgctttagggtATGTCCGTGTGACATTTTCCGCCCTGTATAGATTCATACACAGAATCCACTCACaatctgcctcccattgttttcaatgggaaaacCATGCTGTTAATATATACAATGTGGATTTTTCAAACGTGTCCCTTCTTGGTGTGGAAAGCTTTGCTCGTGTCCACATGCAGATAAGCTCCACTGAGCGGGAATAATCCGTGGTAAGATACGTGACATGACAACCTACAAATCTtcagcaaacccccccccccccccaaggtttgAGGATTTAAATGCTGGGATTATTGTCTGTCATATTATGGTTGCTGTTTAACGGCTGCGGGAGAATTTTGCTGCCGATTTCCACCATTACAATAGGATTGGTAAAATCCACgactgatttaaaggggttgtcttacttcagcaaacgacatttatcatgtagagaaagttaatacaagtgccttactaatgtattgcgattgtccatattgcttcctttgctggctggattcatttttccatcacattatacactgctcttttccatggttacgaccaccctgcaatccagcaccggtggtcgtgtttgcacactataggaaaaagtggtggccaggactgtgtgAGCTCACAGGCACACATGTGCAGCAGATCCTTGTCCCggccaccttgtatctgcgctgcagcagtggccaaaacccctggaaatgagccgtgtataatgtgatgggtcCAAACTGAGCATCATCTGACCGGTGAGCATTCCAACAAGGAATCACTTCTGACTGTCTTTTCACATATTACACACGAGATCTCGAACCTGCTGTGAATCACGTGTGTCTGTTACATTCCTTAGTTTCCTTgtgtttgtttgaaaaaaaataaagaagaattAAAGCTGAAGACCACCACTGAATGTTGACTACTGAGGAACCAGCTCCTCCTGTACATTCTCATGCTGCCGGCACAGGTGGAAGGCTACAAACAAGTGGCAAGTCAGGAATCAAGCCATCATGTCagaaaggcctcctgcacacgtacGTGTGCGCCCCCGTGGTCATgctgtgggccgcaatgcacgaacaccatccgcggggcagccgcagcagatcgcggacccgttaactttaatgggtctgcaaaaagatagaacatgtcctatctttttgcggaagagaagtatgggacgaaaccccacggaagcactccgtagggttccattccgtgcttccgttccgcatcaccggatttgcagaccaatggaagtgaatgggtccacatccgtgatgcggaatgcacaaggaacggtgcccgtgttttGTAGTTTTCACCTTGCAAAGAAGTATCTTGAGCGGGGTACTGGCAATACTTAGAGACCAGCCATGTATGGAGACATACTGGAAGTtctccatgggaaaataataggcAAAGAGGAATCTCCCAAAGAAAGAGAATcatctcgctagcgccaccttgtggaagtggttATCTAGGAGTTAAAATCcgactttaaggggttgtccgggttccctggccatatccccatcttcaccccacCGGCTCCCCTGATGTAAGCATGGGAGCACTAcatgcttcgatgctctcccttgccctgcgctgtattgCACAGGGCTAGCGTTTTTTTGTTTACAATGGCACACTGCTAGTCGGAGGATTCCGCCTAGCGGTGttccctgtgacatcaccagctctgatggacaggctttagcactgccctaggtggtttacaggctagggcagcgctaaagcccacccattagtgccgttgacgtcaccgggctcactgctgggcagaaggcCTCTATGGAGAGCCTGATACGTCAGCGGAGCTAAAAAAATGGGGATATTTCCGGGTTCACCTCCTAGGTATTCCTTTACCATTTATGAGagaagcatcagagcatttccttGCTCTGATGCTCCCCTTTGCCTCGCTGCACTGCTCAGCACGAGCCACTGTTTGTTGTGAGCCAGTGACATACCGCTTCACAACACTATGCTAGGCGGAGACTTCTGCCTAGCAgagagcccggtgatgtcatcagcacaAATGGGTGGCATTAACGCTGCCCTGGGCTGGtggcaagatggccgccactcAATCATTttaaggaaatagaaaaaaaaaaaatcggcaatcataaaataaatacatattagaAAAAAGGAGACGTGCCGCTATCTGCTTttaatttttggtgacacatttccaagTGCAGATACACTCTCTGTTGCACCTGTTacttgtgcacttggcagctgaaggcatctgtgttggtcccatgttcatatgtgcccacattactgagaaaaatgaagttttaatatatgcaaatgagcctctaggagcaacgggggcgttaccattacacctagaggctcagctctctctgcacttcGAGTTTAGGAGAAGTCATGGCCACATGTGAAGACGTTTACAGTgtttggccctgtcaatgaaagtgctgagggagcggcagttgcagaaagagcagagcctctaggtgtaatggtaacgcccctattgctcctagaggctcatttgcatatattaaaactttatttttctcagcaatgcgggcacatatgaacatgggaccatcacagatgtcttcagctgccaagcgcacatgtaacaggtcagacagtgtcatagggaccaatctgctgacagatggcatAATAATATGATAAAACAAGTAAGGCCATCTAAAAATCTTATATAAAAAAGCCTTTTGGATACATAACTCCAAATCCTCTGTATTTACATACATTTAAAATAGGACATGAATGcttgcagctgccactagagggcgcttaGGAGCTCCaccatgcagtaagctccccctactggtggaTGGAGATGCAGGGAATTTGGAGCTGAGAGAGAAAGTAATCGGCATAGACTTTTAGACCTAAGAAATGCATTTTCATAAATGGTGGAGATGGAGATATCTAACTCAAGCAATACTTAGGGTATTCTGGTTACAAGAAATTATACCCTGAACTATCAGATTAGTGGGGATTCCCACGAGAACAGGGCCGAGCACCCTGTGGAGCCCCCTTAAATGGACGATTGGCGGGTCAGAAAAGTGCGCTATTATGGTCTCTGTGTGGAGAATAATGCCCCCCGCtatcattgacagggccaggaagtgGCAAACCAGCAAGGGACCACAGAAAGGAACGAAGCTTGGATGCAACAAAAGCAATGACGCTGCCCTCATTGCACCCAAGGGCCTCAGTTGCATATTAACAAAGGGTataactcaggaatggagcctcagatcaagTGTCTATGCCAACAGTTGTATatggaggtggctggggacacGAGTATATCTCCGCCATCAGGTGTCATACTCATACAAAAGTGCAGGTTCACAGCTGAAGCCGGACAGACTCCCATTTTCCTGATACCTTTACCCTAAAAAGTTTCAGGCATATACTGCTCTTATCAAACAGCCGCAAACAATACTTCGCATTAACGGGGTTGTCACATCAAAAgtattctatagttttcaaaccagcacctgaatcggAGTTCTTTTGTAATTTCATGCAATAAATGTATTATCGCTACTGTGTTATTCACTGAGATCTATctatatggcgccacctgctgtttgttcttcgaatgtctctgtcctgctcactgagatggaagcacatgctcatctccatccttcaactgccacctgctgcagcagaaaggacatgccgcccccccccccctcccctctagcagagcaatgagtggggagctctggatccatgcgaggtacgGGGCTGGTTATAGTGGTTTTAGAAAGACAGTCATTTACTAGATGatgtcagattttcattttttacattattcatgggataaccctttaaagtgcTTTATTGCAGCTCCCCAGCACTAAAGAGAGTGCATTCCTATTCTAGGCATAGCTGAGGTATCAATGTTTTAATGGAATCATGCATGATGTTATAGTGATTATAGCTACTTGACTAGGAAATGTCTAAACTTCTTAGGATTAATGTGTACGGTGCCTGAGCACCCATCCCCCGGCCTAGCGGTAGTGCTAAGTGATAAAATCCTGCTTGCTGCGAGCCGCCACTATGGTGCGATTAGCAGCTCAGTGCAGAGCGTTGTACAGAGAACAAGCAGCGTGCACAGTAAGCTCCCGCTTCTGGTAGACATAATGATctcttaaaggaacactaaaccgTTGTCCTCACTGCGTGATAATCTGCTGCTCTTTCTGCTAGATCCTGACACAGTCAGAGAACAAAGGGGTTAATCTGCTGATCTCTTCCATCTTCAGCTGTTGGGACAACTTAGGGGGCCAGGTCTAGCAAGGGGCAGAGCGTAGCAATCTTATTGTCCTACTGCAGACCGTGCACAGCAGGAAGACTCCTGCTCCAGGCAGACACAtggcagtgaggagcaggaggtggGCCGTGCCTGATGTCCTGGGATACAAGCAGCTCTCAGTTTTAAAGGGGTACTCAagccttttaatattgatgacctattattaggataggtcatcaatattagatcgattaggtccgacacccccgccgatcagctgtatgaaggtaaGGCGGGCAAAGTGTGCACATGCTgtttctcttcctgctcgctgatGCCAAGTCCATAGGAAagcagcagagagcaggaagAAAGACgtgagacggcacgtgcacactgtgcatgccctcccttcatacagctgatcagcggggtccgatctgatattgatgacctatcctgaggatagatcatcaatattaaaagccccaaGAACTCCTTTAACTAGAACATGATACAAAAAATGCGAAAAGAGGttgaaagaaatccagctccacttggagctggatttctttcaaCCTCTTTTCGCATTTGCTGCCCGTTACCTGACACGGGCCTCCGTGCTCACAGCTGAAggaggggcaggtgagagctgctgaattTCCTTTTTCTTCATGATACAAAAAAGGATCAAGTGAAAGGAGGCAATGAAGAGACTAAGTGCTGCCACATTTTGTGTGCATTTTCTGCATTCctgtaaagggcatctgtcagcagttttgtccttatgacactgtctgacctgtaaggctattttcacactagcggcaggacagatccgacaggctgttcagcctgtcagatccatcctgtcgctatttcgccgtgccgccgctctgtccccattgactataatggggacagggggcggagctccggcgcagcatgccagtgcacggcaaaaggccgccggactaaaagtaacggcacggcgaaatagcaacaggacggatccgacagggtgaacagcctgtcggatccgtcctgcctttagtgtgaaagtacccttacatgtgcgcttggcagctgaaggcatctgagttggtcctgtgttcatatgtgtccacagtgctgagaaaaatgttttaatatatgcaaatgagcctctaggagcaacgggggcgttgtcattacacctagaagctccacTTTCTCTACAACTTCCACgcactctccactttgattgacaaggccaggtgtgatgacggtttcactgcctggccctgtcaatcaaagtgcagagggctcagcagtgcagagagagcggagcctctaggtgtaatggcaacgcccccgttgctcctagaggctcatttgcatatattaaaacatcatttcacTCAGCACATGGGacccacacagatgccttcagctgctaagtgcacatgtaacaggtcagacagtgtcatagggacaaatctgctgacagatgccctttatgtcTATGTAGGGGATCTGGAGCGCTGtatacacattccctttaagagcaaCAACCTTGGCAACGAATTAGTAAAGCCATTATTGATCTCTATATCCTATAATACAATGAAACGCATCCAGTCACCTGCGCGCAGTCTCAGTATAGTGTGTACGATTGATGTGACTCACCTTATAAATGGGGAAGATGGCACACGGATATCGGCTGGTTGGACGACCACTTGCCACCATGGATAACACACAAAGCCACCCCACAGGTTGATAGAATctgttttattattaatattatcatTATTTAACAGATAAACTAAAAGAAGCCAACATTATCATTCCACCCCAACAAGGGGCGAGCACCCAGCGTTCCTCCTGAGGAGAGAGAGGGGAAGAGCAGATGTCCACGGCAGTTGGTGACACGGGAGCCTTGATTCATTCCAGAGCGGGGGACTGCAAGTAGCCTCGTCTACGCTCTGACAGCCCAGCCCACTGTATTCTCACCCCACCTAGGTGCCTCTAACATTCCTCCAAAGCCACGGCAAAATaaaattagaaagaaaaaaaaaaataaagcaaatatTTTCTCTCAATAGGATAATAGACTTAAGCCAAAAATGGCAGTGCCACCCATAAAAAGAGAcaggagaagaaaaggaggtaaagtaGAGAGTAAAGAAGGAAATCATAGAAGatagaagaaggaaaaaaaaaaaaaaaaaagaaacctcaAGACAAATAAAAATAAGGTGATACTTGGTGCAACATCCTGCTAAAGATAAGAGCGAGGTCTGCTCCCCTTCAGGCTGGGGTAGTACAGGCATGGTTCTCCCCTACTCCAAAACCGGCAGCGCAGTTCCTAGAACCCCATTTCCCCTGTGCTTTGAGCTGGTAGGTCAGCCAGCTCTTTATAGGGGTCAGGGTACGCTGGGAGGGGGACAGTGGAAGGAGAGGAAGAGGGACATTTAGGGGAAGGGGTGCGGAGGACGACTCATCTCTCCTTTACATGGTTCTGTGCCCCTCCGGCCTCCCTGCTGTCCTCAGTGAAGAGCATCTCAGACAGGTCGTCCAGAATGGCGGTCTCCTTGGTGTCCAGTAGATTAAACTCCCGAATAAAGAGGAGGAAGTGACTAAAGAGAGTGTTTAAGTGTCCGTGCAGTTCCAAAGCGACAATCTCCTTGAAATGGGCCGAGTAAATATGAGCAATTACATGGAATAGATATCTGCAGATCTTCTTTACCAAGGACTCGAAGGAGCTGGGGAATTCCCTGCCTGTTCAAAGAATATAAGAAATACGTCAATAGCAGATTCTAGAAGGAGTACGGAACAGATGCACATGTCAGGATCCCATTACATATCGCCCACATCCATCCATATATCATCCACGCTACACTGCTTGGAGTTCATGGATATCGAAAAAGTATCAGAGGTACATTTGTGTAGTCAGCTTCCCCCAGGGTCTGTGTATGCAATGGTCTGTTCCACAACACTGACATCATCTCTGACTGCATGTCTGTGGAAGACACCACTGTACGccgataatggaggggctctgaCTACACAAGATTTTGGGGGTTTCCAGGATGGGACGCAATACACGGCAACAAAAATATACATCAGAAACACTTTTCCACAGCTCAATATAATCGCCCATTAAAAAAATGAACCTACACAATTTAAGCCATCTAAAGTTATGCATTATTTTAGGTAAacaaatccttaaaggggttgtcatctaAAACATTGGTGGCTTATTGCTAAGAACCTCTAGAATGGAGcaagcaaagtgaaggagagtagaCCGCACATGTGCCGAAGAaatttctgtcagccccatagaagggaatggagcGGTGGCAGCGCTTGCGCAGTCCGCATCCCATTCAGGTCTATAGAACTTCGGAAAATACCCAAATACACCGattggctattttcagcactcccataggcATATGCGGTCCACTTtccttcactttgtgggctccattctaaagataggtggGCCTCACacttatcagacattggtggcatatcctagcgatacgccACCAACGTTTGAGATGGCACAACCCCTGTAATGGATTTCATTGTTCTTCCTACGATCCATGTGCCTTTGCTTTCATTAACTGGTTATGGCTTAAAGCGGTATTCCCCATGCACAGGATCCCCGTTCTTGACACGGGTAGAGGTCCCAGACGGAGAACCCCATCTGTCAATTATGACATATCCTATAGAGCGGTCATAAATTCCTGAGTAAGGAACCCCTGAGGAATGTGCAGCTAATATGCATTatacagagttaggcctcatgcacacgtccgtgttcCGCAGCAGAGAGCGGttcgtggtaacacggcctggaatcctgttgagagcaggagcgcacggagtcattggttgctatgacgccgtgcacttcatgccgccgctgcactacagtaatacactacaggaatccaggccgtgttaccacggaccgcagaacacggccgtgtgcatgaggccttaaactggtATAATCTACAGCAAAGACGACTGTTCACCATCTAAAAACAGAAGCAGGAAAGTTTTCACTCACCGTATTTAGTGGGGAAGACGTCCTCGTCTGTCACCAATTTCTGTACAGAACTCATGACAAAATCAATATATTGAGGGGCCGTGCACTTTATCTTCTTCCCCCGCTCGTCATACCAGTAGTACTGTCTGTAGCAGAACAGTGTAATATGTACCAGTTAGCAAGACAGACATACAAAAGAGAACTGAGGGTGACCCGCAGCCCGCTGTATGAATCAGGTGCAGGTCCCCAAAAGCTACGTATCCTGTTCTATACCATAGGGGGGCTGTAGGTTACAGGTTAGGCTCTGTCCACACCATATGTATATGCCAGGAGATCTCCAGGGCGTACAGCAGCATGTTGTCTACTGAAGCCAACTGTAAAATACATATAGAACCCAAACCCCAGTGTAGACATCAGCAGAGTCCAGGAGGTTTCTCAGTGATAAAAATGGCAAGCGTCAGGCCAATTATAGGCTATGTATCCATAGGACGCATGCACCAGGGGCCTCGGAGGCACCTCGTAACGTCACAAGACCCCTGGGGATAAAAGCAGAACATGCTTAGTACACGACAGAAAACTCACGTGTTGCAGGCAGCCATGGTCTGGCAGGTCTCCCCCGTGCAGAACTCTGAGATGGTGCTGTACTGAAGGTTAATGTGGTTGAAGAATGTGGTAACTGATGGAAACATAAGAATAATTGAGAATAAAGTCACGTCCTGTACTTATATGCAGTGGATGTGAGGACCAGAATTACATTGATCCGGCACATGGGGCAGCTAATGATAATGTGACATGAGGGATCACAAAGCTCCTACAAGTGGTAGTTCACCCATTTCAAAGGCTTCCACCTTCTTAACTATGAACTGGAAATTTAGTTTGAGGCACATATCAGGCCCCTGACTACTGGGTGCTGGACACGGATTTAGGGGACACTGCCAGGACCACCTGACGATGCTTTGTCCCTCTATCCACTATCACAGGCGCTGTCAATGCTTTTAAATGGACTTCTAGGTTTCATCACACTCTTGCCTAAAGGAACATTACCAGATGTGCATCTCTACTGGATGATCTTGGATACATGTCTTATGATAAGCAATAGCCATGGGTTCTcggggatttacatattgatggctgacctccggcactccagctgtggtaaagctacgactcccaagatgtatacTTCTTTGCCTGTTCTTAGAACTCCATAGAAaggaatgaagcatgctgggagtcgtagtttcaccacagctggagtgccggaggtttgtcatcctcaggataggtcaccaatatgagAGCGTCGGGTGGATGCcgtgcatttattttttatttttttacacaggaagtgacatcagaaggaaaaatttaaaaaaagtcagGGCAGGGACATCAGGTATGCGTCTGCTTGTCACGTGCACAGCTATATACACCTAAGGTCTCTtcacggatgaaccactgaccatcttgtcacagatgACATCACGgacatgtgaacgaggccttatatATGGGGGCGCTCCAGACACTTACTATTGCTGGCCAGCCACTCGTTGAGGTCGATTTCTTGCGGTAAAGTCACTAGTTGCTTGAATTCAAAGTCTGTGACGCGGACACGGGTGTATTCTGGTTCCAGGTACAACTTCTTCTCTTCTGAAACAGGCTTCTTACCATTGGGCTTAGTCTTAGATTTTCTGCATGAAACAAAGGAGAAAACGTTAAGAAATAGTTATATTACCTCATTAAAGGGGCGCATAGTCGGCAACTCCAGCAATCTCTGGCAGAAATCACAGCTTTTTTGGGGGCCTCCTCCACAACACAGCACCTCGGGAAGACAGAGGCTTGAGCTGCATCTACCATCCAGTAAAGTTTCCAGGAAAGAGTGACATCCAACATGGCCGCCTTTACGCACCcacagtcacccagctttcctacgcTCCTGTCTAGCTACATGGTAAAGATCTGGATGTGTCCCTTAGGGGTCTGGGGAAACTGGATGACAACTCCTCAAGGAGTTGTAATGGCctccatattggttgtcacccagcttttccaatgACATCACTTGGCTTTAGCAATCCCAATCTGCCTGCAGCAGCTAATGGGTCAAGTTTTCTATAGCAAATTGGTACCAACAGGGTTAAGAAGAGCGAGATCCCCTGCCAGCCCGGCTTTCCCATGCTCGTTCTCACTGAGGAGTCTTTGCCTTAAAAGGAATCCCAGAGCTGCCAGTGAATCCTTGAGACGGGGGCAGTGCCCAGGCATGTCGTACATACCAGAGCAAAGCACACACAGGAAACAGACGGGCATGGCCTGAcaacacacaggggggaggcagGGTGGATGGCACAGACTGGCACAAGGAAGGTGCAACTTGACAAGTGCCACAGATAACAGGAGCAGAGCAGGAAGGAAGTTGTCAGACCGGACACCAGACTTCCTGCACGATGGAGACTGAAGAATAATGGCGTTCGGTACATTCAGGGATATGGGAGCTGTAGGAGGACTGGTGGATATTACTTGGACTACTACAGAGAACATTAGACCTGAACACGTATGTGTCTGTAATTGGTCCAACATCACTCCACGATAAGGTCACCTGGTACCTGGTCCACCCAAAGACAAGCTATGCGCCCCAAAATGCTAAGTTCTTTGTGTGAACACATGGTCTGTGATCGATGCCCGCCTGAGACGGAAACTGGAAACTGTTCCCTGGCATCTAGACCAGTGACACCCAATGGGCAGCTCAAGGGTGTCAATGGCCCTacaattcctcctcctcctcctcctcctgtctgcAGGACTTTTCCCGTGCTGCACCCATTCTGTGGTTCCCACTGCCCAGGACCACTAAACTTGACCTGGTCACAGATATCTCCCTTCCATCCCGTCTTCAACTACCCACCATGCAGCATACTGATGATACTGGCTGGTCATGGGTTCATGCAGCTTCACttataatctaaaaaaaaaaaaaaaaaaaagactgcagaAGCTAAATCTTTGCTATGGTGCTAAATttctacaaaaataaaataaaaaatgttgcaaagttgtttttttagcccaaaatacatcaaaatcaataaaaaaaaagttccaaaaaGGTATCCATAGCCACTGCCATAAAGGCTCACAGCTTACTTCTTACATATCTCTTCATAGGTTTCCTTAATTTTCTGCTTTCCCCCAAAACGTGCCCCCATGGGACAGGTACAGACGCATCggctgagtttgtttagtggcaGCGTCTAGTGCGGGAAACACTAACAAAGCCCACTTCATGTATTTGTAGCAAAGCTATGTCCCAAGCACAAACTATGGGGCTATGTACGTATTCCTCATCCACGAGAtagatctctctctctccccgaccccccccccccctcacaggaTCGGAAAAGGCACCGTATTAGGAAATGAAATAAAACTAAAGTAACGGAGACGTGCTTTATACAGTCCCAAAACAACTTAAAAATCTCTATAAACGTCACTATACACAAAACCTACATGTGAACCCACtctaagggcccatgcacacaaccgtatgtattttgccgtcagcaaaaaactgatccgccaaaaatacggatgacgtccgtgtgcatttcatattttgcagaatggaacagctaggcccctgatagaacagtcctatccttgtccataatgtggacaataataagacgttctatttttttgcggactggaaatacggaaacggaatgcacgcggagtaacttctattttttttctggacccatcattgaaatgaatagttctgcatacagtcagcaaaaaaacggaacagacactgaaagaaaatacgttcgtgtgcatgagccctaacaaggCTTAAGGGGTAGGCCCCTCTCAAACATCGCTAagaggtgagacccgcacctatctctaaaacggagcccgcaaagtgaaggagagcagactCCAGGAATTGAAGggaaaaaagtaacaaaaaaaaaaaacacgctatAAAATGGCACATACGGCCTTGACACTGGCATTTTTAAgaaaggacaaaaaataaaatggacatatctatggtacaaaaatggcaGAAAAGGAGCCAAAAAAAAGCGCCAAAGTATGCAACGTAACGCAAGTGAAGAGAAATGCCTTAAAATAAAAACGCATGTTCATAATTCACAGCTAACGTCTGGAGGtggagttgtgttttttttttttttcactaaaaaaCAGCTACAAAAGCCATGAAAATCAGCAAAAACGCAAATAAAGACAACTAGTCTTTAAAGAATTTTAATGAATTTAAGGGATAATATGATATCTTCAGAATGCGCCACCTCTTACAGGAAGGAATGAaaaaaacatctaaaatcccCGAGCCATAGTATAACTTTAGGAGTAATTACAGAACGTATAGGGGAAgtgcaacaagggctgtacaAAGGCATCAGGTGACATCAGCGCCACCTAGAGGTCACACAAGCAACACACGTTGCAGGTTGCCAGAAATCCAGCAGGACCACCACTCCCCTCCTCCGCCGGGGGGACAGGCCCGGACAAAGAGCAGGAAGCTGACTAAATGCTGATGAAACAAAGGCGCCCTCCTCCGCCCCCATTCACCTCTCTAGCGAGATCAAGAGAGTTAATGCTCCATTACCTTCCAGTAAAGAGAGCGTAGATGAGCAAGACTGACTAGTAACTCACAATATTGTGGGCTCAATCACAGGCCAGGTAAGTGGTCCTGACACGAAGCCACCTGGCCAGTTAACGTCTTTCCACCATGTTTCGTGATGCTTAAGATGAATGGGAAGAAACAACAATTAAAACCCcccatcagatattaatgacctatcctgaggagcgAGGACAGGCccttcaatatcaaaatctcagacaaccccttgaagTTTGAAGCTGGAGAtgcactttaaagggaatgtgtcagcaGCAAATAGACTActgtttaaattaaaggggtataccCATCTCGGACAAcaggggacatatcgctaggatatgcccctaatgtctgataggtgtgggcccCGCACCGATCTCTAAAAAGAAGTAGGCAAAGTGGTGGCCGGCAATGGTGGGTCTGACCACCAACATTCCTTCCTATTGGCCCACCAAAAAAAGCCGAGCGGCACACACTGCTATTTTCGGAATCCCCATCAAAAATGTATGGGGCGCACCGCACTTGCGCGACTACTGC
Proteins encoded in this region:
- the MOB2 gene encoding MOB kinase activator 2 isoform X3 — protein: MEWLMGKSKTKPNGKKPVSEEKKLYLEPEYTRVRVTDFEFKQLVTLPQEIDLNEWLASNITTFFNHINLQYSTISEFCTGETCQTMAACNTQYYWYDERGKKIKCTAPQYIDFVMSSVQKLVTDEDVFPTKYGREFPSSFESLVKKICRYLFHVIAHIYSAHFKEIVALELHGHLNTLFSHFLLFIREFNLLDTKETAILDDLSEMLFTEDSREAGGAQNHVKER
- the MOB2 gene encoding MOB kinase activator 2 isoform X1 — protein: MLGDPAPLSADRTLLVAGTKSGFTCKMVLQAVGRVLRKSKTKPNGKKPVSEEKKLYLEPEYTRVRVTDFEFKQLVTLPQEIDLNEWLASNITTFFNHINLQYSTISEFCTGETCQTMAACNTQYYWYDERGKKIKCTAPQYIDFVMSSVQKLVTDEDVFPTKYGREFPSSFESLVKKICRYLFHVIAHIYSAHFKEIVALELHGHLNTLFSHFLLFIREFNLLDTKETAILDDLSEMLFTEDSREAGGAQNHVKER
- the MOB2 gene encoding MOB kinase activator 2 isoform X2, with the protein product MGKPGWQGISLFLTLKSKTKPNGKKPVSEEKKLYLEPEYTRVRVTDFEFKQLVTLPQEIDLNEWLASNITTFFNHINLQYSTISEFCTGETCQTMAACNTQYYWYDERGKKIKCTAPQYIDFVMSSVQKLVTDEDVFPTKYGREFPSSFESLVKKICRYLFHVIAHIYSAHFKEIVALELHGHLNTLFSHFLLFIREFNLLDTKETAILDDLSEMLFTEDSREAGGAQNHVKER